One Tolypothrix bouteillei VB521301 DNA window includes the following coding sequences:
- a CDS encoding YbjN domain-containing protein has product MTSSQSQQEKPATESMSDAELINEFIAETTSINYIEIVENVIDTLEQDDSAMVSHPSEGGYRWKFHYGTVEVFVQLTGTTDEDTITVWSPVLKLPAKDESKLMQKLLEMNASSTFESHFAIIENQVVVMGTRTLTDLSPGEVSRLITVVATIADNNDEVLQAEYGVAY; this is encoded by the coding sequence ATGACAAGCTCCCAATCACAGCAAGAAAAGCCCGCAACTGAATCCATGTCAGATGCAGAACTCATCAACGAATTTATCGCTGAGACAACGAGTATCAACTATATAGAGATTGTTGAAAACGTCATCGACACTTTAGAGCAAGATGACAGTGCAATGGTAAGCCATCCTTCAGAAGGAGGTTATCGTTGGAAGTTTCACTATGGTACGGTAGAAGTCTTTGTCCAGCTGACTGGTACAACTGATGAGGATACCATCACCGTTTGGTCTCCAGTGCTGAAATTACCCGCTAAGGATGAATCCAAGTTAATGCAAAAACTCTTGGAAATGAATGCATCAAGTACCTTTGAATCCCATTTTGCCATCATTGAAAACCAAGTAGTTGTTATGGGAACCCGGACTCTAACAGATTTATCCCCAGGTGAGGTTTCTCGTCTGATTACGGTTGTAGCCACTATTGCTGATAACAATGACGAAGTGTTACAAGCTGAGTATGGTGTAGCTTATTGA
- a CDS encoding carbohydrate kinase family protein has translation MSNPRVLCLGEVLFDRLADQLGRKLEEVESWTAYPGGAPANVACALMKLGTSTGFVGCVGEDAPGNELVELFEKVGVNTTGIQRHPTAPTRQVNVVRSLLGDRSFAGFKDFETTEFADTYLKADKLPIELFEAADFLVLGTLELAYPESGQAIYRALELAEHYDIKVLLDINWRPVFWTNPDIAPQKIQELFKQVDFLKLSKEEAEWLFNTADAGAITYRLNSVEGVLITDGENGCAYCLGENEGKLPAFSVPVVDTTGAGDSFVAGFIHQILTYGIQSLNDKETVTKILNYASAAGALTTMKAGAIASQPTAAEVEAFLTSHSS, from the coding sequence ATGAGTAATCCCCGTGTTTTGTGCCTGGGTGAAGTTTTGTTTGACCGATTAGCTGACCAATTGGGGCGAAAGCTAGAAGAAGTTGAGTCTTGGACAGCTTATCCTGGAGGAGCACCCGCTAACGTAGCCTGTGCTTTAATGAAGTTGGGAACATCTACAGGATTTGTCGGTTGTGTGGGTGAGGACGCACCAGGTAATGAACTGGTGGAACTGTTTGAAAAGGTGGGTGTAAATACAACAGGAATACAGCGTCATCCCACAGCACCAACAAGGCAAGTTAATGTTGTACGCTCGCTCTTAGGCGATCGCTCTTTTGCTGGCTTTAAAGACTTTGAAACCACAGAGTTTGCGGACACTTACCTAAAAGCTGACAAATTACCAATAGAGTTATTTGAAGCAGCAGATTTTCTAGTTTTAGGGACTTTGGAGTTAGCTTATCCGGAAAGCGGACAAGCTATTTACCGCGCTTTAGAGCTAGCAGAACATTATGATATTAAGGTGCTTCTAGATATCAATTGGCGTCCCGTGTTCTGGACAAATCCCGATATTGCTCCTCAAAAAATTCAAGAATTATTTAAACAAGTTGATTTTCTCAAACTTTCTAAAGAAGAAGCTGAGTGGCTATTTAATACAGCTGATGCAGGTGCAATCACTTACCGCCTCAATTCGGTTGAAGGAGTTTTGATCACAGATGGAGAAAACGGCTGTGCTTATTGTCTTGGTGAAAACGAAGGCAAACTCCCCGCTTTTTCCGTCCCTGTCGTTGATACAACTGGTGCAGGGGATAGTTTTGTCGCTGGCTTTATTCACCAAATACTGACTTATGGTATCCAGAGCTTGAACGACAAAGAAACTGTCACAAAAATTCTGAATTATGCCAGTGCAGCAGGAGCATTAACGACAATGAAAGCAGGTGCGATCGCATCTCAACCCACTGCAGCCGAAGTAGAAGCTTTTCTCACTTCTCACTCTAGCTAA
- a CDS encoding helix-turn-helix domain-containing protein, with protein sequence MAGGESQTPVSLSDRELQIIDLVAAGLTNQEIAAKLEISKRTVDNHISNILTKTGTDNRVALVRWALHWGKVCLNDVNCCPLPNFNNDSTSSANSTNV encoded by the coding sequence ATGGCTGGTGGCGAGTCTCAGACCCCTGTTAGTCTGTCAGACAGAGAACTGCAAATTATTGATTTAGTGGCTGCTGGCTTAACTAACCAAGAGATTGCAGCAAAGTTGGAAATAAGCAAGCGAACCGTTGACAACCATATCAGCAATATTCTCACCAAGACAGGCACAGACAACCGAGTTGCTCTTGTCCGTTGGGCATTACACTGGGGCAAAGTCTGCTTGAATGATGTAAATTGCTGTCCTCTGCCTAATTTCAACAATGATTCAACAAGTTCGGCAAACTCAACCAATGTCTAG
- a CDS encoding aromatic ring-hydroxylating oxygenase subunit alpha, producing MSSVSEASQIRDIRQLSINLDRWYVVARSSEVNTQPIGVTLWKQAIVLYRDRNEQIHALEDRCPHRLVKLSHGRAIDSELECAYHAWRFNARGECVAVPYLADNQKLPSCKIRHYPVQEQDGFIWLFPGNAQTKHHESVHPMGVPEWEHLNYIATVSVIHCQAHYSYLIENLMDMYHGHLHQDYQAWAEPSLKDIYEDSDRVDAHYNAQSYYKIDKIWSISQLFFPALRRLHPEPLNVSYIYPHWASTLGKDFKIYCLLCPVNEIETKAYLVHFTSLNAFWRLHKLPVWFRRFVKNSLFGSAQKLLDGLVKQDVLMIEEEQQAYLENPQRRGYELNRVIASVQRLMRNQVEKLK from the coding sequence ATGTCCTCTGTTTCCGAAGCATCTCAAATTCGAGATATTCGTCAGCTAAGTATTAATCTCGATCGCTGGTACGTTGTTGCTCGTAGCAGCGAGGTCAATACTCAGCCCATAGGTGTAACGCTATGGAAACAAGCAATCGTACTTTATCGCGATCGCAACGAACAAATCCATGCTTTAGAAGATCGATGTCCCCATCGACTTGTTAAACTCAGTCACGGGCGAGCGATCGATAGCGAATTGGAATGCGCTTATCATGCTTGGCGCTTTAACGCTCGAGGCGAATGTGTAGCAGTACCTTATTTAGCAGACAATCAAAAACTCCCCAGTTGTAAAATTCGTCATTACCCCGTACAGGAACAAGACGGGTTTATTTGGCTTTTCCCTGGAAATGCACAAACCAAGCATCACGAGTCAGTACATCCAATGGGCGTTCCCGAATGGGAACACTTGAATTATATTGCTACAGTGTCAGTCATTCACTGTCAAGCACACTATTCTTATTTGATAGAAAACCTGATGGATATGTACCACGGGCATTTACATCAAGATTACCAAGCTTGGGCAGAACCATCCCTCAAAGATATTTACGAAGATAGCGATCGCGTTGACGCTCATTATAACGCTCAAAGTTATTACAAGATTGATAAAATTTGGTCTATTTCCCAGTTATTTTTTCCTGCTTTGCGCCGACTGCATCCCGAACCATTAAATGTTAGTTATATATATCCTCATTGGGCTTCAACATTAGGCAAAGATTTTAAAATTTATTGTTTGTTATGTCCTGTCAATGAGATAGAAACAAAAGCATATTTAGTTCATTTTACATCACTCAATGCTTTTTGGCGCTTGCATAAATTACCCGTATGGTTTCGACGGTTTGTGAAAAATAGTTTGTTTGGTTCGGCGCAGAAATTGTTGGATGGATTGGTGAAACAAGATGTACTGATGATCGAAGAGGAACAGCAAGCGTATTTGGAAAATCCTCAGAGGCGGGGTTATGAGTTAAACCGGGTAATAGCCAGCGTGCAGAGGTTAATGAGAAATCAGGTGGAAAAGCTAAAGTAA
- a CDS encoding lipoate--protein ligase family protein, with amino-acid sequence MWRLIPLLEASGDSQMAIDRWLLEQHLLRSHPPTLRFYTWSPLTISLGYHQHKYPEHWQNLVWQGQKINLVQRPTGGRAVLHQGDLTYTVVTSNLTGNRVEIYQKICEFLIQGWRALGVELHYGTAGRGYIHNPNCFGTATGADLVLPNGTKFIGSAQLRRGVATLQHGSIRLQPDGELFARVFPGETFTPVRLPQLDIKEIVTALIAAASRCFDTDFKEQPLSQSEWEAIVAGASCK; translated from the coding sequence ATGTGGCGACTGATTCCGTTGTTAGAAGCTTCTGGTGACTCGCAAATGGCAATCGATCGTTGGTTGCTAGAACAGCACCTGTTGCGATCGCATCCGCCTACTTTGCGATTTTATACTTGGTCGCCACTGACTATTTCCTTGGGATACCACCAACACAAATATCCAGAACACTGGCAAAATCTGGTTTGGCAGGGACAAAAAATCAACTTGGTGCAGCGTCCAACAGGGGGGCGGGCGGTATTGCATCAAGGTGATTTAACTTACACTGTAGTGACATCCAATCTGACGGGAAACCGTGTTGAGATCTACCAGAAAATTTGTGAGTTTTTGATTCAAGGGTGGCGAGCGCTTGGTGTAGAATTGCACTACGGAACAGCAGGGCGAGGTTATATCCACAACCCCAATTGTTTTGGTACTGCGACTGGTGCCGATCTTGTTTTGCCAAATGGAACAAAATTTATTGGTAGCGCCCAACTGCGAAGGGGAGTAGCGACCCTACAGCATGGTTCTATTCGTTTGCAACCAGATGGTGAGTTATTTGCTCGGGTTTTTCCTGGGGAAACATTTACACCCGTGAGACTTCCTCAATTAGATATTAAAGAGATTGTGACAGCATTAATTGCGGCTGCTAGCCGTTGTTTTGATACCGACTTTAAGGAGCAACCTCTTTCTCAATCTGAGTGGGAGGCAATTGTAGCGGGTGCTTCTTGCAAGTAA